A stretch of Planctomicrobium piriforme DNA encodes these proteins:
- the parS gene encoding type II RES/Xre toxin-antitoxin system antitoxin encodes MPTLVSPPDFTLFNWTEKTTPVELRAVLRKRNRWVVSGPRSLPVWYAVVLGNLSQRFVDAPADTIEVVRSTLAAGLDKVAFDRLKQITAVSAEDLSRVVQIPLRTLARRQKFKPDESERILRVACAFQRTLEVLDDLSQARRWFSTPKRALGEKTPLEFCDTGPGADEVMHLLGRMEHGVFS; translated from the coding sequence ATGCCGACACTCGTTTCTCCCCCTGACTTCACCTTATTCAACTGGACCGAAAAGACGACTCCAGTTGAACTGCGAGCCGTGCTTCGCAAGAGAAATCGATGGGTCGTCTCTGGTCCACGCAGCCTGCCTGTCTGGTATGCGGTGGTCCTCGGCAACCTCAGCCAGCGGTTCGTCGATGCTCCTGCCGATACCATCGAAGTCGTCCGGTCGACGCTGGCTGCAGGGCTCGACAAAGTGGCCTTCGACCGCCTCAAGCAGATCACCGCCGTGTCGGCCGAAGATCTCAGCAGAGTCGTCCAGATCCCGCTGCGCACGCTCGCCCGACGGCAGAAATTCAAACCGGATGAATCCGAACGCATCCTGCGGGTCGCCTGCGCCTTTCAGCGAACGCTCGAAGTGCTGGACGATCTCTCACAGGCTCGACGCTGGTTCTCGACTCCCAAGCGGGCGCTCGGCGAGAAGACGCCGCTGGAGTTTTGCGACACCGGGCCAGGCGCCGATGAAGTGATGCACCTGCTGGGCCGGATGGAGCACGGGGTCTTTTCATGA
- a CDS encoding DinB family protein has product MTQLLIDDYLRGPTLLRAAVQGMSREQLLAKPVLGTWSTLQVIAHIADFEPVYADRMKRVIAEDQPLLMAGDPDLFAARLAYEERDLEEELNLISAVRRHVARILLAQSPEVFARTGQHNRDGSLSLEVLLRRVTGHIPHHLKFIADKRRALGLS; this is encoded by the coding sequence ATGACCCAACTTCTGATTGATGACTACCTTCGGGGACCAACTCTCTTGCGGGCAGCAGTGCAGGGGATGTCTCGCGAGCAACTGCTGGCGAAGCCGGTGCTCGGGACATGGTCGACGCTGCAGGTCATCGCGCACATCGCCGATTTCGAGCCGGTGTATGCGGACCGGATGAAACGCGTCATCGCCGAAGACCAGCCCCTGCTGATGGCGGGAGATCCAGACCTGTTTGCGGCTCGGCTCGCATACGAGGAGCGCGATCTCGAAGAAGAGCTGAACTTGATCTCCGCCGTGCGGCGACACGTTGCGAGAATCCTCTTAGCGCAATCGCCAGAAGTGTTTGCAAGGACGGGACAACACAACCGCGACGGCTCGCTGTCGCTGGAAGTGCTGCTGCGACGAGTGACCGGCCATATCCCCCATCATCTCAAGTTTATCGCCGACAAGCGTCGCGCGCTGGGGCTCAGTTGA
- a CDS encoding nucleotide sugar dehydrogenase produces MSQEFMKRIANREALVGVIGLGYVGLPLIDAFFRAGFRTLGYDIDQRKVEQLNAGQSYIKHVSSDRVGEWRESKKFEATADAKRLAEPDVIIICVPTPLNDSRDPDLSYIVGTGESIAEQLRPGQLIVLESTTYPTTTRDVLLPILEKTGLKAGKDFYLAYSPEREDPGNPVYSAAKIPKVVGGYDEQSLKLACELYGQAVVKVVPASSMEVAEAAKILENTYRAVNIALVNELKMLFDRMGIDIWSVIEAAKTKPFGFQAFYPGPGLGGHCIPIDPFYLTWLARRHGLSTRFIELAGEVNSRMPEYVIQRLGDFLNDAGKPVRGSKICLLGMAYKKDVDDPRESPSFTLMELLLKRGADLTYNDPHVPTLPSMRHHQLPEMSSTELTPEFLAKQDCVLIATDHSAYDYDFIVRHSQMVLDTRNATANVKIGHEKVRTA; encoded by the coding sequence ATGTCACAGGAGTTCATGAAACGGATCGCGAACCGCGAGGCGCTCGTTGGGGTGATCGGACTGGGGTACGTCGGTCTCCCCTTGATTGATGCCTTCTTTCGCGCGGGCTTTCGCACGCTGGGCTACGACATCGACCAGCGCAAGGTCGAACAGTTGAACGCCGGCCAGAGCTACATCAAACACGTCTCCTCGGACAGAGTAGGGGAGTGGCGGGAATCAAAAAAATTCGAGGCGACTGCCGATGCAAAACGTCTGGCTGAACCGGATGTGATCATCATCTGCGTGCCGACGCCGCTCAACGACAGCCGCGATCCCGACCTGAGCTACATCGTGGGGACCGGCGAGAGCATCGCCGAGCAACTGCGGCCCGGTCAGCTCATCGTTCTCGAAAGCACCACCTATCCGACAACCACGCGGGACGTGCTGCTGCCGATTCTGGAAAAGACCGGACTCAAGGCCGGCAAAGATTTCTATCTCGCATACAGCCCCGAGCGAGAAGACCCCGGCAACCCGGTGTACTCGGCCGCCAAAATCCCCAAGGTGGTCGGGGGCTATGACGAACAGAGTCTGAAGCTCGCCTGCGAGCTGTATGGTCAAGCTGTGGTCAAAGTGGTCCCGGCGTCTTCGATGGAAGTCGCCGAGGCGGCCAAGATTCTGGAGAACACCTACCGCGCGGTGAACATCGCGCTCGTCAACGAACTGAAGATGCTGTTCGACCGCATGGGCATCGACATCTGGTCGGTGATCGAGGCGGCCAAGACGAAGCCGTTCGGATTTCAGGCGTTCTATCCCGGGCCGGGCCTGGGAGGGCACTGCATTCCGATCGATCCGTTCTATCTCACCTGGCTGGCGCGACGCCACGGGCTGTCGACCCGGTTTATCGAACTGGCCGGTGAGGTGAATTCGCGAATGCCCGAATACGTCATTCAGCGGCTGGGCGACTTTCTCAACGATGCCGGCAAGCCGGTGCGCGGCAGCAAGATCTGTCTGCTGGGAATGGCCTATAAGAAAGACGTCGACGACCCGCGCGAGAGCCCGTCGTTCACGCTGATGGAGCTGCTGCTGAAGCGGGGGGCCGATCTCACTTACAACGATCCGCATGTGCCGACGCTGCCGTCGATGCGGCATCATCAACTGCCCGAGATGAGCAGCACGGAACTGACTCCCGAGTTTCTGGCAAAGCAGGATTGCGTGCTGATCGCCACCGATCATTCGGCGTACGACTATGACTTCATTGTGCGGCACTCGCAGATGGTGCTCGACACGCGGAACGCGACCGCCAATGTGAAAATCGGCCACGAGAAGGTCCGGACTGCGTGA
- a CDS encoding ATP-binding response regulator, which produces MVKILVVDDSVMDQKIAAGLLQRDTGWEVEFAADGRIAWQRVQDQNKQLPDVIVTDLQMPEMNGLDLVREVQREFPLVPVILMTAQGSETIAVEALQQGASSYVPKSKLASMLTATVQQVLSLAGERRSKRALLRYMNCMDCEFVLSNDTAMLTSLVSYLQGILRDMDVLSENDRLRTGVALEEALLNAAYHGNLEVSSELREIDHMQFYDLARQRAHSAPYMDRRIFIKVKIDAGGLQYVVRDEGPGFDPRTLPDPTDPANIERPCGRGLLLMRTFMDEVTYNDRGNEVTMLKRCARTTMA; this is translated from the coding sequence CGGCTGGGAAGTCGAATTCGCCGCCGATGGCCGGATTGCCTGGCAACGCGTGCAGGATCAGAACAAGCAGCTCCCCGACGTCATCGTCACCGACCTGCAGATGCCCGAAATGAACGGGCTCGATCTCGTTCGCGAAGTGCAGCGCGAATTCCCGCTGGTGCCGGTCATTCTGATGACCGCCCAGGGGAGCGAAACCATTGCGGTCGAAGCGCTGCAGCAAGGGGCGTCCAGTTACGTTCCCAAGTCCAAGCTGGCCTCGATGCTCACGGCGACTGTGCAACAGGTGCTGTCGCTGGCCGGCGAACGCCGTTCAAAGCGGGCCCTGCTCCGCTACATGAACTGCATGGATTGCGAGTTCGTCCTCTCCAACGACACCGCGATGCTGACGTCGTTGGTCTCCTACCTCCAGGGGATTTTGCGTGACATGGACGTGCTATCGGAAAACGACCGGCTCCGCACCGGCGTGGCGCTGGAAGAAGCCCTCCTGAATGCCGCTTATCACGGCAACCTCGAAGTCAGCAGCGAACTGCGTGAAATCGATCACATGCAGTTCTATGACCTCGCCCGGCAACGGGCTCACTCCGCCCCGTACATGGACCGCCGGATCTTCATCAAAGTCAAAATTGACGCAGGCGGTTTACAGTATGTGGTGCGGGATGAGGGCCCCGGTTTCGACCCGCGGACCCTGCCCGACCCGACCGATCCCGCGAATATCGAACGTCCCTGCGGTCGCGGCCTGCTGCTGATGCGGACCTTCATGGACGAAGTGACCTACAACGATCGCGGCAACGAAGTGACGATGCTCAAACGCTGTGCCCGAACGACGATGGCCTGA
- a CDS encoding RES family NAD+ phosphorylase codes for MTLTAFRLTQSKFVDAAFDGEGARLYGGRWNSPGTRMVYVASSLSLATLELLVHLEDIALLDRLYQVIVIEFDERLVQVLDDSLLSPAWNSPAPTSETQIIGDRWIASGTSAILSVPSAVTVNERNYPLNPAHADFRFIQIQPPVPFRIDPRLKRMG; via the coding sequence ATGACCCTGACGGCGTTCCGTCTGACGCAGTCGAAGTTTGTGGACGCCGCTTTCGACGGCGAAGGCGCCCGGCTTTACGGGGGCCGTTGGAACTCGCCCGGCACGCGCATGGTCTATGTGGCCAGTTCCCTCTCACTGGCAACGCTGGAACTGCTCGTCCATTTGGAAGACATCGCCCTGCTCGACCGGCTCTATCAGGTCATCGTGATCGAGTTCGACGAGCGTCTCGTCCAGGTGTTGGATGACAGCCTGCTCTCCCCTGCATGGAATTCCCCGGCCCCAACCAGCGAAACGCAAATCATCGGGGATCGCTGGATCGCAAGCGGAACCTCTGCCATCCTGTCGGTCCCGAGTGCGGTGACGGTGAACGAACGCAACTACCCGTTGAATCCGGCGCATGCCGATTTTCGTTTCATTCAGATTCAGCCCCCTGTTCCATTTCGGATTGATCCTCGACTCAAGAGAATGGGATAA
- a CDS encoding HU family DNA-binding protein → MTKKEIVKTISEECGLTQLKTKEIVQKTFEAIIDTLVTESRIELRNFGVFEVKKRAARKARNPRSGERVDVPEKFVVTFKPGKEMEERVLQLQEAAARQAAQASSPTESPAYESPTTAPSPTPSHISSYSPQPAE, encoded by the coding sequence GTGACCAAGAAAGAAATCGTCAAGACGATCTCAGAAGAATGTGGTCTGACGCAGCTCAAGACGAAAGAAATCGTTCAGAAGACGTTTGAAGCCATCATCGACACGCTGGTCACGGAGAGCCGAATCGAACTCCGTAACTTCGGCGTGTTCGAAGTGAAGAAGCGAGCCGCCCGGAAAGCTCGCAACCCTCGTTCGGGTGAACGGGTGGATGTTCCGGAAAAGTTTGTGGTGACCTTCAAGCCGGGCAAGGAGATGGAAGAACGCGTGTTGCAACTGCAGGAAGCTGCAGCTCGCCAAGCCGCTCAAGCCAGCTCCCCGACTGAATCGCCAGCCTACGAATCACCGACGACTGCCCCTTCCCCAACGCCTTCCCACATTTCGTCTTACTCTCCGCAACCTGCGGAGTAA
- a CDS encoding Clp protease N-terminal domain-containing protein, whose translation MAISILRDMGLTHGPTFDEAEPETPIPCEGDRTSNPALQEMFSSAVQQAEAFGHNYIGTEHLLLGLLSGNSPAALWLRQRGIDTAAVRAKVDQLMNDH comes from the coding sequence ATGGCGATTTCGATCTTGAGGGACATGGGTCTGACACACGGGCCGACTTTCGATGAAGCAGAACCTGAGACGCCAATACCGTGCGAAGGCGATCGCACGTCAAACCCAGCTTTGCAGGAGATGTTTTCGTCGGCCGTCCAGCAAGCTGAAGCGTTCGGTCATAATTACATCGGCACCGAGCATCTGCTGCTTGGACTCCTTTCTGGCAACTCGCCGGCGGCCCTTTGGCTGAGACAACGAGGGATCGACACTGCGGCGGTTCGCGCCAAAGTTGACCAACTGATGAATGATCACTGA
- a CDS encoding FHA domain-containing protein: MRQAELYVASGKQMGAVIPLPDGKFLIGREEDCHLRPNSDLVSRHHCVFTVDDFTVRIRDLGSTNGTLVNGERIRGGVILNSGDVVSIGKIEFRVVIKDPSQDTATHMSFETDTRFAQPVEKEKVEELSASDLDIDSLQIDAVGSSAEIPIGGTMTEIPVLDLPAPVPAGATIFQSPPTGDTQFSNPMGMPLPPTLGYPQMPQMPPMPMGYPQMMPYGYPGGYPGMYGQPMGYGMPQGYPQMPMQMPMAPQMPAPMAPPAPEPVAAEPELSPAMAGALMPLKLPEPSETGAKAPAPKPVAPPANGETKTADAKNKEEAPRRAEDIIQQYLKRRPTTDGK, encoded by the coding sequence ATGCGGCAAGCCGAATTGTACGTTGCGTCTGGAAAACAGATGGGGGCCGTGATCCCGCTTCCCGACGGCAAGTTTCTGATTGGTCGCGAAGAAGATTGCCATCTGAGACCCAACAGCGACCTGGTCAGCCGCCATCATTGCGTCTTCACCGTCGACGATTTTACCGTCCGGATTCGCGATCTCGGCAGCACCAACGGCACGCTGGTGAATGGCGAGCGGATTCGCGGCGGAGTGATTCTCAATTCTGGCGACGTGGTGTCGATCGGGAAGATCGAGTTCCGCGTGGTGATCAAAGATCCGAGCCAGGACACCGCAACCCACATGTCGTTCGAAACGGATACTCGTTTCGCACAGCCGGTGGAAAAAGAAAAAGTAGAGGAACTTTCAGCCTCTGATTTGGACATTGACTCGCTGCAAATTGATGCAGTCGGTTCTTCAGCTGAAATCCCCATCGGCGGGACGATGACCGAAATTCCGGTTCTCGATTTGCCTGCTCCGGTTCCAGCAGGGGCCACGATTTTTCAATCTCCCCCGACCGGCGACACCCAGTTTTCGAATCCGATGGGGATGCCGCTTCCCCCCACGCTGGGCTATCCGCAGATGCCCCAGATGCCTCCCATGCCGATGGGCTACCCGCAGATGATGCCCTACGGTTATCCCGGCGGCTATCCCGGGATGTACGGGCAGCCGATGGGCTACGGGATGCCGCAAGGCTACCCGCAGATGCCGATGCAAATGCCGATGGCTCCCCAGATGCCGGCGCCGATGGCGCCTCCCGCTCCGGAACCTGTCGCGGCTGAGCCGGAACTCTCTCCGGCCATGGCCGGCGCCTTGATGCCCCTCAAGCTGCCTGAGCCTTCCGAAACCGGTGCGAAAGCTCCGGCGCCAAAACCAGTTGCTCCTCCCGCCAATGGCGAGACGAAAACCGCCGACGCCAAGAACAAAGAAGAGGCTCCAAGACGCGCTGAAGACATCATTCAGCAATACCTGAAGCGACGACCGACGACCGACGGAAAATAG
- the secA gene encoding preprotein translocase subunit SecA, with amino-acid sequence MDFIDRLGDFFNAITAVVERLIRGLFGSSNERDIRRIGFIRERDGSSKIVPGSVLDRINTLEPEMKKLSEGELRATTDRLKQKLAGGQKLEDVLPEAFAAVRESGVRYLQMRHYDVQLVGGYILNQGKIAEMMTGEGKTLVASLPAYLNALVGKVHVVTVNDYLAKRDMEWIGPLHMGLGLTMGAIQSQMRPDERQREYAADITYGTNNEFGFDYLRDNMKPNNQLQVQGPLDFAIVDEIDNILIDEARTPLIISGPAHDDITKYPRADRIARQLARETHFEVKEKEHTCHLTDDGVRKAEELAGVESFYTAGNMEWPHLIDNALKAHYLYKRDVNYVVENGEVVIVDEHTGRKMPGRQWSDGLHQAVEAKEGVRVKEVSQTLATITLQNYFKLYKKLCGMTGTAMTEANEFYKIYGLDVVAVPTNRPMQRINHHDVIYRSEREKWHAVVDEIAEVHKSGRPILVGTVSIEKSERLSSMLDKRGVKHSVLNAKYHEREAEIVAQAGRLNGVTIATNMAGRGTDIILGGNAEHMAWENLKNKYPSRLDVPKQEWDELANQIAQREGMKAEGRKVAELGGLHVVGTERHDSRRIDLQLRGRAGRQGDPGSSRFFLSLEDDLMRIFAGDKVKAMLTWLGMQEGESIEHGMVSRQIEKAQKRVEERHFESRKNLLEYDEVMDHQRKEVYGYRQRILDGGNCRELILTMLDKQVEKWALQFLQPQYQWETAAAFASQTLGIVVDWQDLRDMTKDQMAAYLGDEASRQAEGVIEEQLDENLSKGLDPREWNWQTLATWANRHFGINTNDRELRKIARGDAPEGEFDRDEVARFLQTKADEAIARFDFSPLDIILADDFGHKQLSGWLRHHFGVEMSPAEFDKFEDARQALPTIQQRVRERYHEREIRFPVVVGMNRYLAAGPQADRAGLVDWANHRFETDLTEDDLKEKERVQVADVLIDRSREFYPTAAAFEELQPALLEAFPLAGTTGDRQAMLTRFAGFMRSKFRIQLDVNELAKLTDDQARLYCLQRIDDLYRAELSQAERFLLLEMLDHAWKEHLYYMDHLRSGIGLVGYAQKDPKVEYKREGMKAFEQMWDRIAEQSTSAVFRLESESSPQFLDSLWSNASAQHVQARSAVEEYQETGPSDGSNGVEPGAPIKTIETIRNFDAKVGRNDLCPCGSGKKFKKCHGADK; translated from the coding sequence ATGGATTTTATCGATCGTCTCGGTGACTTTTTCAACGCCATTACGGCCGTCGTCGAGCGCCTGATTCGCGGGCTGTTCGGCTCGTCTAACGAGCGTGATATTCGTCGCATCGGCTTCATCCGGGAACGGGACGGATCCTCCAAAATCGTCCCAGGCTCCGTCCTCGACCGGATCAATACGCTTGAACCGGAGATGAAAAAACTCTCCGAAGGGGAACTGCGGGCGACCACTGATCGACTCAAGCAGAAACTGGCCGGCGGCCAGAAGCTGGAAGACGTGCTGCCCGAGGCGTTCGCCGCCGTGCGTGAGTCGGGCGTCCGTTATCTGCAGATGCGGCACTACGACGTGCAGTTGGTCGGGGGCTACATTCTCAACCAGGGTAAAATTGCAGAGATGATGACCGGGGAAGGCAAGACTCTCGTCGCCTCACTCCCCGCCTACCTGAACGCCCTCGTCGGCAAAGTTCACGTCGTCACCGTCAACGACTATCTCGCCAAGCGCGACATGGAATGGATCGGCCCCCTGCACATGGGGCTCGGCCTGACAATGGGCGCCATCCAGTCCCAGATGCGGCCCGACGAACGCCAGCGGGAATACGCCGCCGACATCACCTACGGAACCAACAACGAGTTCGGCTTCGACTATCTCCGCGACAACATGAAGCCGAATAATCAGCTTCAGGTGCAGGGACCGCTCGACTTCGCGATCGTCGACGAAATCGACAACATTCTCATCGACGAAGCCCGCACGCCGCTCATCATCTCCGGGCCGGCACACGACGACATCACCAAATACCCCCGAGCCGATCGCATCGCGAGGCAGCTCGCACGGGAAACGCATTTCGAAGTGAAGGAAAAGGAACACACCTGCCATCTCACCGATGACGGGGTCCGCAAAGCGGAAGAACTGGCCGGAGTCGAGAGCTTCTACACGGCCGGCAACATGGAGTGGCCGCATCTCATCGATAATGCCCTCAAGGCCCACTATCTCTATAAGCGCGACGTCAATTACGTCGTCGAGAACGGCGAAGTCGTCATCGTCGATGAGCACACAGGCCGCAAGATGCCCGGGCGGCAATGGAGCGATGGTCTCCATCAAGCAGTTGAAGCCAAGGAAGGGGTGCGAGTGAAAGAGGTCTCGCAGACCCTCGCGACGATTACTCTTCAAAACTACTTCAAGCTCTACAAGAAACTCTGCGGCATGACCGGAACGGCCATGACCGAAGCCAACGAGTTCTACAAGATCTACGGGCTCGACGTGGTGGCCGTCCCCACGAATCGCCCCATGCAGCGCATCAACCATCACGACGTCATCTATCGCTCCGAACGCGAAAAATGGCATGCCGTCGTCGATGAGATTGCCGAAGTCCACAAGTCCGGCCGGCCGATCCTCGTCGGTACCGTTTCCATCGAAAAGAGCGAGCGCCTCAGCTCGATGCTCGACAAGCGGGGGGTGAAGCACAGCGTGCTGAACGCCAAGTACCACGAGCGCGAAGCCGAGATCGTGGCCCAGGCAGGCCGCCTGAACGGGGTCACCATCGCCACCAACATGGCCGGCCGCGGAACCGACATTATTCTCGGCGGAAACGCCGAGCACATGGCCTGGGAAAACCTCAAGAACAAGTACCCTTCCCGACTCGACGTTCCCAAGCAGGAATGGGACGAACTCGCCAATCAGATTGCCCAGCGGGAAGGGATGAAAGCCGAAGGTCGCAAGGTTGCCGAACTCGGCGGCCTGCATGTCGTCGGCACCGAACGCCACGACTCGCGCCGGATCGATCTCCAGTTGCGCGGTCGTGCCGGCCGTCAGGGCGACCCCGGTTCCAGTCGCTTCTTCCTGTCGCTGGAAGACGATCTCATGCGGATCTTCGCAGGCGACAAGGTCAAGGCGATGCTCACCTGGCTCGGGATGCAGGAAGGGGAATCGATCGAACATGGCATGGTTTCCCGTCAGATCGAAAAAGCACAAAAACGAGTCGAAGAACGCCACTTCGAATCCCGCAAGAATCTGCTCGAATACGACGAGGTGATGGACCATCAGCGCAAAGAGGTCTACGGCTACCGCCAGCGGATTCTTGACGGCGGCAACTGCCGCGAGCTGATTCTGACGATGCTCGACAAGCAGGTCGAAAAGTGGGCCCTGCAGTTCCTGCAGCCGCAGTATCAATGGGAAACCGCCGCGGCCTTTGCCAGCCAGACGCTGGGCATCGTGGTCGACTGGCAAGACCTCCGCGACATGACCAAAGACCAGATGGCCGCCTATCTGGGTGATGAAGCGAGCCGTCAGGCGGAAGGGGTCATCGAAGAGCAACTCGACGAGAACCTATCCAAAGGTCTCGATCCGCGAGAGTGGAACTGGCAGACCCTCGCCACCTGGGCGAATCGCCACTTCGGCATCAACACGAACGACCGCGAGCTCCGCAAGATCGCTCGCGGCGATGCTCCGGAAGGGGAATTCGACCGCGACGAAGTCGCCCGTTTTCTGCAAACGAAGGCGGACGAAGCGATTGCCAGATTCGATTTCTCGCCGCTCGATATCATTCTCGCCGACGACTTCGGCCACAAGCAGCTCTCAGGCTGGCTGCGGCATCACTTCGGCGTCGAGATGTCGCCGGCCGAGTTTGACAAGTTCGAAGACGCGCGGCAGGCGCTCCCGACCATTCAGCAGCGGGTGCGAGAACGCTATCACGAACGCGAAATTCGCTTCCCGGTCGTCGTCGGAATGAACCGCTACCTCGCCGCCGGGCCGCAGGCCGACCGCGCCGGCCTCGTCGACTGGGCGAACCACCGCTTCGAAACGGATCTGACCGAAGACGATCTGAAAGAGAAAGAACGAGTTCAGGTCGCCGATGTTCTCATCGACCGCAGCCGCGAGTTTTATCCGACCGCAGCCGCCTTCGAAGAATTGCAGCCGGCTTTGCTGGAAGCGTTCCCGCTCGCAGGAACGACCGGCGACCGACAGGCCATGCTCACTCGATTTGCCGGCTTCATGCGGTCGAAGTTTCGCATCCAGCTCGACGTGAACGAACTCGCCAAGCTCACCGACGATCAGGCTCGGCTGTATTGCCTGCAGCGGATCGACGACCTGTATCGGGCAGAACTCAGTCAGGCCGAGCGCTTCCTACTGCTGGAAATGCTCGATCATGCCTGGAAAGAGCACCTGTATTACATGGACCACCTGCGGTCCGGTATCGGGCTGGTGGGCTATGCCCAGAAAGATCCGAAGGTTGAGTACAAGCGGGAAGGGATGAAAGCCTTCGAACAGATGTGGGACCGCATCGCCGAGCAGTCGACATCGGCCGTGTTCCGCCTCGAATCCGAAAGCTCTCCACAGTTCCTCGATTCACTGTGGTCGAACGCCAGCGCGCAGCATGTGCAGGCACGTTCGGCGGTCGAGGAATACCAGGAAACCGGCCCGAGCGACGGCAGCAACGGCGTCGAACCCGGCGCCCCCATCAAAACGATTGAGACGATTCGCAACTTCGACGCCAAGGTCGGTCGCAACGACCTGTGCCCCTGCGGCAGCGGCAAGAAGTTCAAAAAATGCCACGGGGCGGATAAGTGA
- a CDS encoding mandelate racemase/muconate lactonizing enzyme family protein, with product MFHVRIPLKRRVRHASHDRKQNDAVVVRCRLDNGAIGWGEGLPRAYVTGETIDTAWQHLTELDTTALAGRFEDAEGLAALVREIQLPRPSEQRDCFGNAARCALELAILDAGCLSLNSTLSEFMRGLPESAGLTQRVEHVHYSAAITASRMLKVRIRAWLYRYYGFRQCKVKVGVRKNDARLLRIVRRIFGPKVALRIDANEAWHAEEVADKLSRLEKQGIDSVEQPVPHAEVRKLAQVRTQTPVPIMLDESLCSSSDADLAIELGLCDAFNLRLSKCGGVIPTIELAQRARGAGLSYQLGCQVGETGILSAAGRHFATTIAGLTAVEGSFDRFLVREPLTVEDLTFGKAGRAEALTGPGLGITVQQRAVDRVTQRQMTLKVD from the coding sequence GTGTTTCACGTCCGCATCCCGCTGAAGCGGCGGGTACGGCATGCGTCGCATGACCGCAAGCAGAACGACGCCGTTGTCGTGCGCTGCCGGCTCGACAATGGCGCGATCGGCTGGGGAGAAGGGCTGCCGCGAGCGTATGTCACCGGTGAGACGATTGATACGGCGTGGCAGCATCTGACCGAACTCGACACAACCGCGCTCGCAGGCAGGTTCGAGGATGCCGAAGGGTTGGCGGCGCTCGTACGCGAGATTCAACTGCCGCGGCCGTCAGAGCAGCGAGACTGTTTTGGGAACGCAGCACGCTGCGCTCTGGAGCTGGCAATTCTCGATGCGGGCTGCCTGTCACTAAACAGCACTTTGTCGGAGTTCATGCGCGGGCTGCCGGAGTCGGCAGGGCTGACGCAACGGGTCGAGCATGTCCATTACAGTGCGGCGATTACGGCGTCACGAATGCTGAAGGTCCGCATCCGAGCGTGGCTGTATCGCTACTACGGATTTCGGCAGTGCAAAGTCAAAGTCGGGGTGCGAAAGAATGATGCCCGGCTGCTGCGAATCGTCCGCCGCATCTTCGGTCCGAAGGTCGCGTTGCGGATTGACGCCAATGAGGCCTGGCACGCGGAGGAAGTTGCCGACAAGTTGTCGCGACTGGAGAAGCAGGGGATCGACTCGGTCGAGCAACCGGTTCCACATGCCGAAGTGCGGAAGCTCGCGCAAGTGCGGACGCAAACACCGGTCCCAATCATGCTCGATGAGTCGCTCTGTTCGTCGAGCGATGCCGACCTGGCGATCGAGCTGGGACTGTGTGATGCCTTTAACTTGCGGCTGTCAAAGTGCGGAGGAGTCATCCCGACCATCGAGTTGGCGCAGCGAGCCAGGGGAGCAGGGCTCAGCTACCAGCTTGGTTGTCAGGTCGGCGAGACGGGCATTCTCTCCGCGGCAGGGCGACATTTTGCGACCACGATTGCAGGACTGACTGCGGTGGAGGGGAGCTTCGACCGGTTTCTGGTCCGCGAGCCGCTCACCGTGGAAGACCTGACATTCGGAAAAGCAGGCCGCGCCGAAGCACTCACAGGGCCAGGGCTCGGAATCACCGTCCAGCAGCGGGCGGTGGATCGCGTCACTCAGCGGCAGATGACTCTTAAGGTCGACTGA
- a CDS encoding putative quinol monooxygenase: MYAVNVILTAKNADDVPRLAELLREQGWLSRAEPGCLQFDVCHSQNDASVFLLIERWETKQSWEVHRTAIAYTTIYQPQVLPLVDRVPHVSELLT, translated from the coding sequence ATGTACGCCGTCAACGTCATCCTGACCGCCAAGAACGCCGATGATGTCCCCCGCCTGGCGGAACTGCTCCGCGAACAGGGGTGGCTGTCGCGCGCCGAGCCAGGCTGCCTGCAGTTTGACGTCTGCCATTCACAGAACGACGCCAGCGTATTCCTGTTGATTGAACGCTGGGAGACGAAGCAGAGCTGGGAAGTGCATCGCACTGCGATCGCGTATACCACGATCTATCAACCACAGGTACTGCCGCTCGTCGACCGCGTGCCGCACGTTTCCGAACTGCTGACGTAA